One window of the Rhipicephalus microplus isolate Deutch F79 chromosome 2, USDA_Rmic, whole genome shotgun sequence genome contains the following:
- the LOC142787445 gene encoding uncharacterized protein LOC142787445, protein MNYQRQCLLLLLSFAACSATFFGGGGGGGGGTATFYIDSGSPPDMGGGQGLGMFDVIDVVDTIGTTDVDGNVLVEGGESGRLVNVEAGSPPQVARVEPPPASAPLPPPPPPPPPVEEPPPPPSYGSPRRPPSRPTGGYGGGPSAAPAFEDDGGDYAEAAPETPDLGDDFDSPGDIYGRSPVVIRTDDAEYEETPPGTKAVGYARLVSAGRKGSRVQRPQAKAKSTAVAIARYTGARGTKKPRLTIKRFPIEKVSAALTAEDPLELISTLEGSPQQGPEKELRSQRLRTAYAPRDPSKSKWKTIGVFPAAKPRQGTRGVATSSGKWPANLEYRGRNYRGMKPVVLHLSMKGKQSGGTTKRPKWIRSIMLIPSHVDIKAADRGTETRRRHRIYVEE, encoded by the exons ATG AATTACCAGCGGCAGTGTCTGCTCCTGCTGCTGTCCTTTGCAGCATGCTCAGCGACCTTCtttggcggcggtggcggtggagGTGGTGGAACTGCCACCTTCTACATTGATAGTGGCTCCCCACCCGATATGGGTGGCGGGCAGGGTTTGGGAATGTTCGACGTTATCGACGTGGTCGATACGATCGGCACCACAGACGTCGATGGCAACGTGCTCGTCGAGGGCGGCGAAAGTGGCAGGCTGGTGAACGTGGAAGCCGGGTCTCCGCCACAGGTCGCAAGGGTGGAGCCTCCCCCGGCTAGCGCGCCgctgccaccaccgccgccgccaccacccccggTCGAGGAGCCTCCTCCACCACCGAGCTACGGGTCTCCGCGAAGGCCGCCTTCTCGACCAACCGGGGGATATGGTGGCGGGCCCTCTGCGGCTCCTGCTTTCGAAGATGATGGTGGCGACTACGCCGAAGCGGCGCCCGAGACTCCGGACCTCGGCGACGACTTCGACTCCCCGGGAGACATCTATGGTAGGTCGCCAGTCGTCATCCGGACGGACGACGCCGAGTACGAAGAGACTCCCCCCGGCACTAAGGCTGTTGGCTACGCGCGTCTCGTGTCGGCGGGAAGAAAAGGCAGCCGCGTGCAACGTCCGCAGGCCAAAGCCAAGTCTACCGCCGTCGCTATCGCTCGCTACACCGGAGCACGGGGCACTAAGAAGCCGCGGCTCACGATCAAGCGATTTCCCATCGAGAAGGTGAGCGCTGCGTTGACGGCCGAAGACCCGCTAGAATTGATCAGTACACTGGAAGGCAGCCCACAGCAGGGGCCTGAGAAAGAACTGCGTAGCCAGAGGCTGCGGACTGCTTACGCCCCTCGTGACCCGTCCAAGTCGAAGTGGAAAACGATCGGCGTGTTCCCGGCGGCGAAGCCGCGGCAGGGCACCCGAGGAGTGGCCACCAGCTCGGGCAAGTGGCCCGCGAACTTGGAATACCGAGGCCGCAACTACCGCGGCATGAAGCCCGTAGTTCTGCACTTGTCCATGAAGGGCAAGCAGTCTGGAGGCACCACGAAGCGTCCCAAGTGGATAAGGTCCATCATGCTGATCCCGTCCCACGTCGACATAAAGGCCGCCGACAGAGGTACGGAAACGCGGAGACGGCACAGGATCTATGTCGAAGAGTAA
- the LOC142794037 gene encoding neprilysin-like: protein MQQTSNASPTPNAWTPQAEAQKTNRMASRTSKSDSPEGRRTLQQVPDERDDFDMRPPDSSGFFPSEPQETVRRDAQGVRGHSARLPYVVRDIHPTGPPRRSPSYAPARDTIGSGNLPMSHDGYLDSAQSPASLRSSPGSSLFQSNGPLWATVCALTVVVFVAVVAVAIVKTSWYSVAPLSGACATHACLAYSRQILASLNESVNPCKSFTRFVCDGWRKVHRSDEWDLQFSHVLDRLTASVKDIAVPPSGQNEEQRAAAVYRSCVSLLDGSRDELPAVLKALDDAGVVWPRLSMGADVLYTLLYSSMKLGWDVLLDFYVVANGSAFELVATPGKLFLMPYEKYVRLDESEERVAYFEFLAQRLRRNGTTTLAYNQIQVLEDRAMATLPHHITSMVSSGSAESFPDATDVGLTEAKWMANLRKLDASLTEVTLVTTNIRYVNSLLNLWRSNDSDSFHALVSWFTVQVAALFANRELIYNYYDNKYNMGHVYYGVFCASRAMFFSRQALFARYNADVLHGEARSMAREMTLSVRTAFRRRLSNWAYLDENITVVANWSSLAIVFSNLEEHSEENETIIRGQLPDMTDSFLKNWQHSVLVRNEPEVEHMLHSMLHLNNYVVSYGKRDFQLMPYALSFPLFDAMLPSSVNYGGLGLEITQALSDLLLGFYEASMITQNMSLAECLAASQLGGVFDPPFYESQTFGLNALVDAYERSGRASDNAVKGLEKYRGLPLLFIAMCYFQCFGSIDEGDGEAACNLPLRHLPRFAEAFHCAPGEPMNPANRCEIL from the exons ATGCAGCAAACTAGTAATGCCTCGCCAACACCCAATGCGTGGACGCCGCAGGCTGAGGCACAGAAAACCAACAGGATGGCATCCAGAACATCAAAGTCTGACTCGCCTGAGGGCCGCCGTACATTGCAGCAAGTCCCCGACGAACGAGACGACTTCGACATGCGTCCGCCTGACAGTAGCGGCTTCTTCCCATCGGAACCCCAAGAGACTGTGCGAAGAGATGCTCAAG GTGTCAGGGGTCACAGTGCCCGCTTACCATATGTGGTCAGAGACATTCACCCGACAGGACCACCGCGTCGTAGTCCCTCCTACGCTCCTGCCAGAGACACCATTGGCTCAGGCAATCTGCCGATGTCGCACGATGGTTACTTGGACAGTGCGCAGAGCCCAGCGTCGCTCCGGTCGAGCCCGGGCAGCTCCTTGTTTCAA TCAAACGGACCTCTGTGGGCCACTGTGTGCGCCCTGACGGTTGTTGTGTTCGTGGCCGTCGTGGCAGTGGCGATCGTGAAGACTTCCTGGTATTCGGTGGCGCCGCTATCGGGCGCGTGCGCTACGCACGCCTGCCTCGCCTACTCGAGGCAGATCTTGGCATCGCTCAACGAATCCGTGAATCCGTGCAAGAGCTTCACGCGGTTCGTTTGCGACGGCTGGCGGAAGGTGCACAGGAGCGATGAGTGGGACCTACAGTTCTCGCACGTGTTGGACAGGCTTACCGCTTCGGTGAAGGACATCGCTGTGCCGCCGTCAGGGCAAAACGAGGAGCAACGAGCCGCCGCCGTGTACCGCAGCTGCGTATCCCTGCTCGACGGTAGCAGAGACGAGCTACCAGCCGTCCTGAAGGCGCTCGATGACGCTGGCGTCGTATGGCCACGGCTGTCTATGGGTGCGGACGTGCTTTACACGCTGCTCTACAGCTCCATGAAGTTGGGCTGGGACGTGCTGCTCGACTTCTACGTCGTGGCCAACGGCAGTGCCTTCGAGCTGGTCGCAACTCCAGGCAAGCTCTTTTTAATGCCGTACGAGAAGTATGTGCGCCTGGATGAGTCTGAAGAGCGCGTAGCGTACTTCGAGTTCCTCGCACAGCGTTTACGACGCAATGGTACGACCACCTTAGCGTACAACCAGATTCAAGTTTTGGAGGATCGTGCGATGGCAACTCTCCCGCACCACATAACTTCTATGGTGTCTTCCGGCAGCGCCGAGAGCTTTCCGGATGCGACGGACGTTGGCCTGACTGAAGCTAAGTGGATGGCGAATCTTCGTAAGCTTGATGCGAGTCTGACCGAAGTGACGCTCGTGACGACAAATATTCGTTATGTTAACTCACTGTTGAACCTCTGGAGGTCTAACGACTCAGACTCGTTCCACGCGTTGGTCTCCTGGTTCACGGTCCAAGTGGCGGCCTTGTTCGCGAATAGGGAGCTCATTTACAACTATTACGATAACAAATACAACATGGGCCACGTCTACTATGGTGTTTTCTGCGCTTCCAGAGCCATGTTCTTTTCAAGGCAGGCACTGTTCGCGAGATACAACGCCGACGTTCTTCACGGCGAGGCGAGGTCCATGGCTAGAGAAATGACGCTGTCGGTGCGGACCGCGTTCCGGCGACGTCTTTCTAACTGGGCATATTTGGACGAGAACATCACCGTGGTCGCAAACTGGAGCTCACTGGCGATAGTGTTTTCCAACTTGGAGGAGCACAGCGAAGAGAATGAAACCATCATTCGAGGCCAGCTGCCGGACATGACCGATTCGTTCTTGAAGAACTGGCAGCACTCGGTGCTGGTCAGGAATGAGCCCGAAGTGGAACACATGCTCCACTCAATGCTTCACCTTAACAATTACGTCGTATCTTACGGTAAGAGGGACTTTCAGTTGATGCCGTATGCCCTGTCATTTCCTCTGTTCGATGCAATGTTGCCCTCGTCCGTAAACTATGGTGGCTTAGGGCTCGAGATAACCCAAGCACTGAGTGACTTGCTGCTGGGTTTCTACGAGGCATCCATGATTACCCAAAATATGTCCCTAGCCGAGTGCTTGGCAGCGAGCCAATTAGGCGGCGTCTTCGACCCCCCATTTTACGAATCGCAAACTTTTGGTCTCAACGCTCTCGTGGATGCTTACGAACGCAGCGGCCGGGCTTCGGACAACGCTGTGAAAGGACTGGAGAAGTACCGAGGGCTGCCGCTGTTGTTCATCGCTATGTGCTACTTTCAATGTTTCGGCAGCATCGACGAGGGAGACGGTGAGGCTGCGTGCAATCTACCGCTCCGACATCTGCCCCGGTTCGCGGAAGCGTTTCACTGCGCTCCAGGCGAGCCAATGAACCCTGCCAACCGATGCGAAATTCTTTGA